The stretch of DNA AGCGGTTTGGACTCATCTCGGACAGACTATTCTACCTTTGCTCCTGCAAAATACAGCTGTCCTCTTGGTAGGAGTGTCTCTGGGAACTTTGGTGCTGGGCACTAGTCTGGCATGGCTCATTACGGCCTATGACTTTCCAGGCAGGGATAAATTCCGTTGGCTCTTGGTTCTGCCCATGGCTATACCCGCCTATGTTATGGGCTTTATTTACATGGCGTTGTTTGATTTTGCCGGGCCCTTTCACACCTTGGTGCGTTCTGTCTGGGGGGCACAGGCGTACTTTCCCCCCATTCGCAGTGGTGGTGGGGCAATTTTGGTCATGACCCTAACTCTCTACCCCTATGTTTTCTTGCTGGCCAAGGCAGGCTTTGAGGAGCAGACGGGGTCTCATTTTGAGGCTGCTAGAGCTCTCGGGAGTAGCCGGGCAAGGGCGTTTTTCGCCTTGGCCCTACCCCTGGCACGCCCTTCGATTGCCGCTGGGGTGGCCTTGGCCGCTATGGAAGCACTCGCTGACTTTGCCACTGTACGCTACTTTAATTTTCCTACCATAGCAGATGGAATATTGCGGGTATGGCATGGACTGATGGACCTAGGGGCTGCTTCAGAGCTGGCAGGTTTACTCGCCATATTTTCGCTTTTGATGCTACTTTTTGAACAGAAAAATAGGGGCAGGACGAAGTACTACCAGACACGGGGCAGACTGCCTGGCCTTCCAGAGACTAGGCTTGTAGGTGGGCGGGGACTGCTGGCAGCACTATTTTGCGCTTTTGTTTTATTCGCGTCCTTTGGCTTGCCGGTAGGGCAACTGCTAATGTGGGCTGGGCGTGAAATCGCCAATATTACGCCCCCTGTCATGGCCACCTACGTAGAGCTAGCCATGAACAGCATTCTTTTGGCTACTATAGCAGCGATACTGGTGGTCTTAATAGCCTTAGTGGTCGCTAGTTTGTCTCGCCTCAAAGATAAGAAGTCGCTACAAAGCCTAGCCCGCTTGGTAACCATCGGCTATGCCATCCCTGGGGCGGTGATTGCGGTAGGCATACTTCTACCCCTATCGTTCATAGATCGGTCTATAAACGCCTTTACGAGCGCTTGGTGGGGGTTTACACCGGGGCTGCTCCTTACAGGGTCCCTGGTGGGTTTGATGTATGCCTACATCGTCCGGTTTATGGCCATAGCCTACAGCAGTGTTGACGCCAGCCTAGAGAAAATCTCGCCCAATACAGTGCTGGCAGCACGAGCCTTGGGGGCCAATGCCCAGCGCGTCATGTTCGCGGTGCAGTTGCCGCTCATTACGCCTGGGGTGATCGCCGGGGCGGTCTTGGTGTTTGTGGATGTGATGAAAGAGCTGCCAATCACCGTGATGATGCGCCCCATGGGCTACGACACTTTGGCGGTGTGGGTCTGGCAGATGGCATCAGAGTCTCTCTGGACCAGTACGGCGATACCAGCCCTCATCATCGTTCTCGTAGGCCTAGTACCGATAAAGTT from Bacillota bacterium encodes:
- a CDS encoding iron ABC transporter permease encodes the protein MSLGTLVLGTSLAWLITAYDFPGRDKFRWLLVLPMAIPAYVMGFIYMALFDFAGPFHTLVRSVWGAQAYFPPIRSGGGAILVMTLTLYPYVFLLAKAGFEEQTGSHFEAARALGSSRARAFFALALPLARPSIAAGVALAAMEALADFATVRYFNFPTIADGILRVWHGLMDLGAASELAGLLAIFSLLMLLFEQKNRGRTKYYQTRGRLPGLPETRLVGGRGLLAALFCAFVLFASFGLPVGQLLMWAGREIANITPPVMATYVELAMNSILLATIAAILVVLIALVVASLSRLKDKKSLQSLARLVTIGYAIPGAVIAVGILLPLSFIDRSINAFTSAWWGFTPGLLLTGSLVGLMYAYIVRFMAIAYSSVDASLEKISPNTVLAARALGANAQRVMFAVQLPLITPGVIAGAVLVFVDVMKELPITVMMRPMGYDTLAVWVWQMASESLWTSTAIPALIIVLVGLVPIKFLLDASSSRTEKQTSQILMRKDH